A genomic stretch from Telopea speciosissima isolate NSW1024214 ecotype Mountain lineage chromosome 7, Tspe_v1, whole genome shotgun sequence includes:
- the LOC122666891 gene encoding cryptochrome-1-like — translation MSRGGCSIVWFRRDLRVEDNPALAAGVRAGAVIAIFIWSPEEEGPYYPGRVSRWWLKQSLAHLDASLRSLGTSLVTKRSTDSVSSLIEVVKSTGATNLFFNHLYDPLSLVRDHRAKELLTSQGIVVRSFNADLLYEPWEINDAQGHPFTTFSAFWNRCLSMPYDPAAPMLPPKRITSGDASRCPSETLVFEDESEKGSNALLARAWSPGWSSADKALTAFINGPLIQYSVNRKKADSATTSFLSPHLHFGEISVRKVFHLVRIKQVLWANEGNIAGEESVNLFLKSIGLREYSRYMSFNHPYSHERPLLAHLKFFPWVVNEGYFKAWRQGRTGYPLVDAGMRELWATGWLHDRIRVVVSSFFVKVLQLPWRWGMKYFWDTLLDADLESDALGWQYISGTLPDGREFDRIDNPQIEGYKFDPNGEYVRRWLPELARLPTEWIHHPWDAPESVLQAAGVELGSNYPLPIVGIDAAKARLQEALSEMWQQEAASRAATENGTEEGLGDSSESAPPFAFPQYIQMEVEHEQPIRNNPATTVRRYEDQMVPSITSSLQRVVEEASVDLRRSTEDSRAEVPRNINLGPPVLQREAPNQGGLPTIRNNNVLPRLNNLELQNAEDSTAESSSSGRIERDSGIVPVWSPSASNYSDQFVGEQNSLGSSSSYLQRHPQSHQLMNWT, via the exons atGTCAAGAGGTGGTTGCAGCATAGTTTGGTTCAGGAGGGATTTGAGAGTTGAAGACAACCCTGCACTTGCTGCTGGTGTGAGGGCAGGAGCTGTGATTGCAATCTTCATATGGTCACCGGAGGAAGAGGGTCCTTACTACCCTGGTAGGGTCTCAAGATGGTGGTTGAAGCAGAGCTTGGCTCATCTTGATGCCTCCTTGAGGAGCTTAGGTACTTCTCTTGTCACCAAGAGGTCTACTGATAGCGTTTCATCTCTTATTGAGGTTGTCAAATCTACCGGTGCCACTaatctcttcttcaaccacTTATATG ATCCCTTGTCACTTGTAAGGGACCACAGGGCAAAGGAGCTTCTCACTTCTCAAGGCATAGTTGTACGTTCCTTTAATGCGGATCTACTCTATGAACCATGGGAAATTAATGATGCACAAGGTCACCCATTCACAACCTTCTCAGCCTTCTGGAACAGGTGCCTTAGTATGCCTTATGATCCAGCGGCTCCAATGCTTCCACCAAAGAGGATAACTTCAG GTGATGCATCAAGGTGTCCATCTGAGACATTGGTATTTGAAGATGAATCTGAGAAGGGAAGCAATGCACTTCTTGCAAGAGCATGGTCACCAGGTTGGAGTAGTGCAGATAAGGCTCTAACTGCCTTCATCAATGGACCATTGATTCAGTACTCAGTGAACCGTAAAAAGGCTGATAGTGCAACAACCTCTTTCTTATCACCCCACTTGCATTTTGGGGAGATAAGTGTACGCAAAGTCTTCCATCTAGTTCGTATCAAGCAGGTTCTATGGGCCAATGAGGGAAACATAGCAGGTGAAGAGAGTGTGAACTTGTTCCTCAAGTCTATTGGTCTTAGAGAGTACTCCAGATATATGAGCTTTAACCACCCTTATAGCCATGAAAGGCCTCTACTTGCACACCTAAAGTTCTTTCCCTGGGTAGTTAATGAGGGTTATTTCAAAGCATGGAGGCAAGGTCGAACTGGGTATCCTTTGGTTGATGCTGGGATGAGAGAGCTCTGGGCTACCGGTTGGTTACATGACAGGATAAGAGTTGTGGTCTCTAGTTTCTTTGTGAAGGTTCTGCAATTGCCATGGAGATGGGGAATGAAGTATTTCTGGGATACCCTATTAGATGCAGATTTGGAAAGTGATGCTCTGGGTTGGCAATATATCTCTGGTACCCTCCCTGATGGTCGTGAGTTTGACCGCATAGATAATCCACAG ATTGAAGGTTACAAATTCGACCCAAATGGAGAATATGTACGAAGGTGGCTTCCTGAACTTGCTAGGCTACCAACCGAATGGATTCACCATCCATGGGATGCACCAGAATCTGTACTTCAAGCTGCTGGGGTTGAACTGGGATCAAACTACCCTCTTCCCATAGTGGGAATTGATGCAGCAAAAGCCAGGTTGCAGGAAGCTCTTTCAGAGATGTGGCAACAAGAAGCAGCTTCAAGAGCTGCAACTGAGAATGGAACAGAGGAAGGGCTCGGTGACTCTTCTGAATCAGCCCCACCATTTGCCTTTCCTCAATACATACAAATGGAGGTAGAACATGAACAACCAATCAGGAATAACCCAGCCACTACAGTTCGTCGATACGAGGATCAGATGGTTCCTAGCATTACTTCTTCCCTGCAAAGGGTTGTTGAAGAAGCTTCTGTGGATCTCAGACGCTCAACTGAAGATAGCAGAGCAGAAGTACCAAGAAACATAAATCTGGGTCCTCCAGTACTTCAAAGAGAAGCACCAAACCAAGGGGGTTTGCCAACCATTAGAAACAATAATGTTCTGCCACGGTTGAACAATTTAGAGTTGCAAAATGCAGAAGACTCGACAGCAGAATCTTCGAGTAGCGGTAGAATAGAGAGAGACAGCGGTATTGTTCCAGTTTGGTCTCCCTCAGCTTCTAATTACTCAGACCAGTTTGTGGGTGAACAAAATAGTCTAGGGAGCAGTTCATCTTATTTGCAGAGACATCCACAGTCGCACCAACTGATGAATTGGACGTAG
- the LOC122667328 gene encoding transcription factor MYB53-like, protein MGRSPSSDENGLKKGPWTPEEDQKLVDYIQRHGHGSWRALPKLAGLNRCGKSCRLRWTNYLRPDIKRGKFSQDEEQTILNLHSILGNKWSAIATHLPGRTDNEIKNFWNTHLKKKLIQMGFDPMTHRPRTDLFSSLPHLIALANLQEIIQHHPWEEQAVRLQAEATQLAKIQYLQLLLQNASSMTSTTTNSINNLNNNIKEMEAFNFLNSISSIRENPILGSTHNNPSSLGLVQDSIPYSHSQPDLLKLPCNFQISLNSTTDMGISATSTWHWRQHQVHQERAFSIKAFLRDAENRSLRGDAIANEWVLQVRDEAYKVEDVIEEFLLQMEILSSRRPMGCLDIKCWIYCIPSYCKQRVLCLQFHSQIENIKKDVEDISNRRLRYKLQEGSSIGYIDETSSHLGMSSPFYEEVDIIGIDKIIRHDSKNSCKKRKNPINAQLFHLSAWRGQGKPLSERRSSLESRNNLNILHGYPCLKCLN, encoded by the exons ATGGGTAGGTCTCCTAGTTCTGATGAGAATGGCCTGAAGAAAGGTCCCTGGACTCCTGAGGAAGACCAGAAGCTTGTTGATTACATTCAAAGACATGGTCATGGAAGCTGGAGAGCTCTCCCCAAACTTGCag GTTTGAACAGATGTGGGAAGAGCTGTAGATTAAGATGGACTAATTACTTGAGGCCTGATATTAAAAGGGGGAAATTTTCCCAAGATGAAGAGCAGACAATTCTTAATCTCCATTCCATTCTTGGCAACAA atGGTCAGCGATTGCAACTCACCTCCCTGGCCGGACTGATAATGAAATCAAGAATTTCTGGAATACCCACCTCAAGAAGAAGCTGATTCAGATGGGTTTTGATCCGATGACTCACCGGCCTCGAACAGATCTCTTTTCGAGCTTACCTCATCTGATAGCTCTTGCTAATCTTCAAGAAATTATCCAACATCATCCTTGGGAAGAACAAGCTGTGAGATTACAAGCAGAAGCAACTCAATTGGCTAAGATTCAATATTTACAGTTACTCCTTCAAAATGCTTCTTCCATGACTAGTACCACCACCAATTCAATTAACAACCTAAACAACAACATTAAAGAAATGGAAGCTTTCAATTTCTTGAATTCAATTTCTTCAATCAGAGAAAACCCAATTTTGGGTTCAACCCATAACAACCCATCTTCTCTTGGACTTGTCCAAGATTCAATCCCATACTCTCATTCTCAACCAGACTTGCTAAAGCTACCTTGCAATTTTCAAATATCTCTGAACAGTACTACTGATATGGGCAT AAGTGCAACTTCAACTTGGCACTGGCGACAACATCAGGTTCATCAAGAACGAGCTTTCAGCATCAAAGCCTTCTTAAGGGATGCAGAGAACAGAAGTTTAAGAGGAGATGCCATCGCCAATGAGTGGGTGTTACAGGTGAGAGATGAAGCATACAAAGTTGAGGATGTTATCGAGGAGTTCCTTCTTCAAATGGAGATCCTTAGTTCAAGAAGACCTATGGGTTGTCTTGATATTAAGTGTTGGATCTATTGCATACCTTCATACTGCAAGCAGAGAGTACTTTGCCTTCAATTTCACTCTCAAATTGAAAATATCAAGAAGGATGTAGAAGACATATCCAACAGAAGGTTGCGATATAAACTTCAAGAAGGGTCTAGCATTGGTTACATTGACGAAACAAGTAGCCATCTTGGCATGTCTTCTCCTTTTTATGAAGAAGTTGACATCATAGGCATTGACAAAATTATTAGGCACGACTCCAAAAATAGTTgcaaaaagaggaagaaccccATCAATGCTCAATTGTTTCACTTGTCGGCATGGCGGGGTCAGGGAAAACCACTTTCGGAAAGAAGGTCTTCACTAGAATCAAGGAACAATTTGAATATACTGCATGGGTACCCGTGTCTCAAATGTTTGAATTGA